The DNA region AAGTCTGATGTAAAGTCAGCCAAAAGCAGTGCTCCCTCCACCGCCCCCCCAACCTTCTCTACCTTTTCATTTCATAAACTCTGATTGGTTCCATTTACCATTTTATATCAACAATGTGATTGCAATTTCTTTCCACAGTGACTAAGCTATCAGCTTTTTATGCACTTTATAACATTATCAGAACTACATCACATTTCATTTGCAAATGCAACCATATACAAGTTCAAATTTAGgataacaataattaattacaataatgatgatgatgatgatacccacaaaaataccataaaaagataaagatattCATCATGGATACAATAGCCTTCTATTTACCTTGGTGCTTAGGAAATTGGACCTGATGCGGAGCCAATAGAGGACGTGAAGATACTGGTGAGATAGCTGCTGCACCCTGAACCAAATCCTTCAATATGAAACCATAGGTGATCAAGCAATCAGTGTCAATCATGgtaagaaatttatatatagagtCCTGATTGAAAGACAACCAAGCATTAAAATGAAAAGATTGAAACAGAAAAGCGACAAATGAGTAATAAGAGGAGAAAAGATTGTAACTTAAAGAagagaaattaagaaaaaaaaaattgactattCCAAAGACCACGACTAATTTTGTCCAGTTAAAGAACAACAGTGTTAATCATTAACAATGCCATCAAGGTACATTGCAGGCACTATATCTTACATGAGGAACTGGATGGACATAGACAAGCTGACCAAATCGTCCAAGCACAAcctgcagagagagagagagagagagagagagattagcaACTTATAAATGTCCAAGTAATCAtcaaaagagttaaaatatCTCCAATCCAATTACACCAGAATGCTTTCTAAAAATCACTGCAAGGATAACGCAAGAAATCTTTCTACTACTTACAGCTTGAGAATTTGGATGCATATATGCAGGTCCAGCCTGAACGGGATTATACTGACCAGTATGTCGAAGTGGTTGTGCCCTGCTTCCCAAATGTCCAACAATCTATAGAAAGAAGATAAAAGTCTCAGAGAGATGCagtaaaagagaaagaagccagCATTCAATAATGCAACACTTCACTATAAACAAAAGTAGCTTATTACTGTCTTCCTCTATGCTACAGGTTGTATTTAGATGCagtaaaagagaaagaaaccaGCCTTCAATAAAGCAACACTTCATTATAAACAACAGTAGCTTATAACTGCTTCCTCTATGCTACAGGTTGTATAGTGTATTTGTAAATAGGATTTCAACTTGTGCTAAACATGTGACATACTTGTAGGGCGGTCAAAGTCTAATTAGTTGTTAGCTGTTAAGTTAGTTTCTTTCACTAACTAATTATGTTGCCCTGTTATTAGGATATGAAACAGAGTTGTAATTGATCTTGCTAATTAATGAGAATTACTTGATTTCATTATCACTTTGATAATAAGCAGAGCCTAGTTTTGGCTGTACACCCAATGCTTACATACAACAGTGTCAAAACACTCTTCAGTAACAAAAAACATCCCCGATTATAAAAAGAATGATCCTCTGATTATAAACAGAACAGTCATTCTGATAACTTTTAAGCATTAGATATGATTACACATATTAAGCATTAGAAATGATTACATTCAAAACAAGTAATTAGTTTGCTGGTTGTTAGATTAAGAGAGAAAAGTGATGGGCATGGCATAAAAAGTCTAGAAGCAGAGCCTGCATATATAGCATGAATTTACAACTTAATAACATGTAAGATCAAGCACTCAACACCTAATAATACATACATGTTGGGAAAACTGTGAACCGCTGACACCATTTCCAGCTGTCAAATTACTATAGGGAACATACTTAACCGGCACAGTTGAACGAGCTGCATAAGCGTTAAATTCAATCTCTTGTtgagcagcagcagcaacaggcACCACATGAGAGTTGTTCGGTATGTAAGTCATGCTTGCAACAGTTGGCACTGCAGGAGTTGCTGATATAGGATTCACAAGGGATGGAGAAAAGATTTTTGCTCCCGGGTTCAGCTTGAATTCCTAGAAGAAtataaagtttaaaaatatcaactttatttcaaaaattatgcTTCAAAATGTTTTACTTACAAATTTGTTATACCACCAGGTTACTTTTACTAATACCAGTCATTAATATACTCAGTTGTTAATGAAGGCGTTGCTGCtacaaatagaaaataataactAATCATTGTACTTGGTATTCAATGGTTCTCAAATTGGGCTGGTAATTCCAAGATGCTTTAAAAAATACTACTTGAATGGTGCTTTGATAATGAAGTGACAAGGTTATTGGTGACCTAATTGATGattcagaaattacagagtcaaGACAGACATCAGGTAAACTTATGACcagatttctttttttattggtaagaaTCACACACATACTCAATGGCTTTTGAACCCACAAGTTCTCCCTGCACCCCTTCTTCAGGGAGAAGAATGTGCCATTTCAGCTAAAGTTCATTGGCTTCAGACTAGataactaaaactaaaaacttcaGTTACTTGACAATTCAAGTTACATTGAACATGACTGTTCTAGATTTAAAAATACCTTAGAACTTTTATTAGACTCCGGATTTTGTGGAGGGACCATTTCAGTTGATGATGTTAATGAACTAAGACCTGACTCTGAGGAGACATCCACCATTGGATTGGAAGGAGTTGAAAGTCCCGAAGAAACAACATCAGAAGAAGAAGTGTCTGCTGAAGAGGGCCTTTCAGAGCATGACTTGTCTGGTTTGACAGGTGGAGTAGCAGGATCACCAGATGCTTCATTTGGCAAGAGCTGGGATGTCATCTTTGCACACCTATCCTCAACAGGTTTTACTTGGGTAAGACCGGTATCAGCTGCATTGAAAGTATTACAATATACTCAGGCACAAAGAACTAGAACaaaataaaagcatattaaaaCTAGTATAAGCATAAGGcgatataaaaataataatctacAGAGACTGCCACTTGCAAGGGAAACCATCATCAAGATGCATCCCATCATAAAAGATGAACAAATAGCAAGCACCAAGCATCAGTGAGTGACTAAACTGTGCAAAAATGGGTATTATAGTTAAAAGGTCGATATATAGGAATGAGCTTAAAGGTGCCAATTCCATAATATTGGCTAACATAATAGCAGGCCTCCAACCAAAATGTTCACCATTAAAACTAGACACCATCTAGCATAATATTATCCACATTAACTGATTACTGATGTTAACTGCTAATATTGAGAAGCATCTCCTACTACAACAATGCACGTGATTTCCAATCAGAGGTGACTCAGATACTTTTACTTTAGTCCTAGCAAAAAGTACAATGGATAACTCACAGCATGAAGTAGACCCCCGAACTTCATTGGCCTGCACGAAACAATTGGACTGGTGAATATAACGGAAAACATAGTGGGTAGACATTCCTACTTCCCAAAAATTCATTATCATATACAAAGGAATTGGCTACGCTCATCTTAACATACACTTTCTTCCCTGTCAAAATGAATCCTCTCTTTGTAAATATCCTGTTCCCCTTGTGATTGGCCATCTCCAGCCTGTCTGTCAGAAAATCAATTCACAGGAATCagagaatgagaaaagaaatataacGATGGGAGGAAGTAAGGTATAGCACCATAACAGTGTTTTTCTGTTTCATAAGTTTATAGTACCATAACAGGGATGGAGAAGCAACCTAATACAATGGCCACTAATGTGTAAACATCCAAAAAATTTATGAGAGGCATTTCTTATCCTCCTTGGAGGATTTCTGGATGTACATAACTTTTGCTAGCATTACAGATTTTCTGGTACACAACCTGTGTACAGAggattctattttgtttttttgatgcaataaaatttcttatttcaCTGATCATAAAAGTAATATGAGAGGAATTTCTCACTGAAGGAGTTACCGTTAGATCAGACTGCCAGTAGAAGATTATCAAACATATGTGCACTCCTTGTGCCAGTTCCAAGGGACAGTAACAAGAACCCAATTTTTGGGGTGGTGACTGAGATATGAGATATCACTCTCAAGTAttttaaataaacttaaaaagaagATGAATAGGAATACCTCCCCTCAGATGCCCCATAATTTTCTTCAACCTGCATTAATAAGGAAAAAAgtgagaaaggaagagaaagaaaaactgaCAGATGCATCACAAATTTTTAATTGCAAGATTAATCTtacaaagttacaaaaaataCACACAGGGACCCATGTGTTAGGGCCGTGTTCCATACCCTACCAAAGGCATTCTATCAGCTAATAGCTCtgaaattttttaaaccataaatCAGTTCAGCATGTCATTCTAGCCATCTGACTTGATCTCTCCTTAGGACATAAAATgcataacagttttttcttttggttacagattttaaaacaaaaggtaCTCCTCTCAAGATTAGAAGATAACCCCATAATCATATTGTATATAAACATgaaatgtgtgtgtgtctgtgggTGTGTTGTTAAATGTATCTGAAATTTAGCTTTGTTTGCACATTGATAAATACGGGCAAAAACTTTAAAGACACATAAATGTCTGGGTGTCTACATATATAGAatacacacatgcacacacagaAAGAATACCTTGGTTGAACTTATCCCATCTCTTTTCCCATTTTTAACTTCCAAGGCATCCCCTGTCAGATTCATTGGTGATTTTCTCTCTTCATGCTTCCTCCCAGATAATTTGGGCATAAAACCATGAGAAAAGCCATTCTCTGCTTGGACTGAACCCCTGTTTATTATGTGATCATTAGTACATAATTTAACTCATACTACAAACTGAAGAAATATAGTCTTCAAATAGAAAAATCAGTAACTAGTTatctatattaaaataaaaaatatatattattcttctttttatataagtaaattaaaatgagaaattttagAAGAACTGgtgataaagaaaaattatgcaaCTTTTCATGCCTtcaattataagaaaaatataagtgATTAGCATCCATGAGAAGACATATTCCTCTCTTTACAATTACAAACATTACCTAATCAAGCTATGCAAGTGAATAAAAAACTAGCTATTATTCTTCACTTATgaaaacactgaaaaataagCCCAAGGTTAAATCACGACAACATCACTAATGTACAATTAAAGAAGCAGTTATGATATCTGTATAACCTCTTTGACGTTGCCCAAGCAACCAAGAATATttgcaaaacttttttttttttcttttaataattcaTAGTTGGGGGTGTcactagttgagctacaagcTCTTGCCTACTATTTGCAAAACTCTACAGACCAAATGTACAGAACACAAAATCCTGCTTATTTTGAGATTTGAACCTTTGGTCCCAATGGAAAGAATGATCAGTGTACAAAGTGTAAGAATCCCAGGGTAACTCCACCACCCCCCAccccaagaaaataaataaaggggtAAAGGAACACTGTATGTACTATGAATttgacattaaaataaaaacataaggAGAATGCTAAAGTGAAAAAGGAGAGTTTCAAACCTATCCCACGGTCAACCAAgaattaaaatgagaaaaataaataatattttgcaCGTATTTTCCCTGGAAACACAGAAGAGAAATGTCATAATATTTTGGCTtgttggcaaggaaagtttggGCAACATCGGAATGGTACTATTTGGATGGTTGTCCATCAGcgtttgatgtggtgcatttggtgGGAGAGAAATAACCAGCACTTTGAGAATTCAGGAAAAGCAATTCCAGATcttaaacttttcttctttaagaCTCTTTTGGACTAGGTTGCAGtgttaggtttttgtttttgtttttttttttttttttttaagtccatgGTTTAATggactctctttttttttttttttgataggtaacgtgaaatttttttaaataaaagaaaatagccAGCCTGAGTACATTGggaatgtactatgggggcacAAATCAGAAACCAAAATTACAACAATCAAGTAAAACAGTAAAGGGAGAACAAGAAAGATGacaaaaaaccacactccattcaAGGAGagtgtgcaaaaaaaaaaaaaaaagacttattcTCTAGCATAAAACGTTCACATCTCTCAAAACTTCTAACATTTCTTTCATGCCAGATACACCATATCAAGCAATGAGACACAAGTCTCCAAAAATCTATATTGCGATGTCGTCCAAACTTTCCCTGccaagactcaaacaactcaataacTTTGAGAGGCATAACCCAGTGGATTCCAAACAATTAGAACACCAACGACCACAACTCACAAGCTATGGGGCAATGAAGCAGAAGATGATTCACTGACTCCCCACAACTCTTACACACATAACACCAATCAAGAACTAGCACACATCTTTTGCGAAGGTTATCTGTTGTTAAATTCTTACCTAAGGAAGCAAAccatgaaaagaaagctacccttggaggaaccttcgattgccatGTCATTCTCCAAGGGAATGATAAGAGAGTTGGAAGGTAGAAAGAAAGACTGAATCCTCTAACCTCAAAATCTCTACTCGATACTGGCTTCCAACAAACCCTATTAGGACCAAACCCCTACACAGTCGAAGAGCAGACCATATCCATAATCAGATCAAAAGATTCTTGTTCCCAATTTTGTGGTGGACGATGAAATTTAGCATCTCAATGAATCCTCCCACCAGACCAACACATAACCTCCGCTATTGAAGAATCCTTTGTCCCTAATGTAACGGACTCTTGTACTTTATGCATCCCAATGGTTTAATGGACTCTTGTACTTTATGCACTTGATTGTACTTTGTCCCTGAtgtatacttcctgtatacTTCGGTGACatctcttttttaaaattttaatatatttttcattacttataaaaataaaaataaaaattcatgcaAAGCTCCTTCTCCATCTCACTGCCTGACTGCTAACAAGCAATCCTCTGAGAATGAGCTATCAGCTCTAAGAGCACCACCAAGAGCCTTGTAGGAAAAAAGGCACCTCCTAGTGTTTCCAATGGAGTCCACAccttggacttttttttttaatttgatagttggaggagggggatttgaaccctaaatgCCTCCGTTGGAAACACTAGGAGGtgtcaattgagctacaaggcacTTGGCGTCCACACCTtggaaagtaaaaaaatgacTAGCAAAAGTCTTAGACATACTGGCTTTAAAATGTTGACTACCAAATTCCATATTGAAATCTAGCTCTCAACTTAATCCTAAATTCAGCAGCATATATCTTCTTGG from Castanea sativa cultivar Marrone di Chiusa Pesio chromosome 6, ASM4071231v1 includes:
- the LOC142641151 gene encoding uncharacterized protein LOC142641151; amino-acid sequence: MGRRNREYINDDTSSSSSSLNEALIFATLCIIGLPVDVHVRDGSVYTGIFHTACVEEEYGIVLKNARMTKKGKAYSNVANGVVIDTLVILSSDFVQVIAKGIRLPADGVAGNIAGDDTESVLGIVPSEHLVSEAKKSTKSVIHKKKINQTRGSVQAENGFSHGFMPKLSGRKHEERKSPMNLTGDALEVKNGKRDGISSTKVEENYGASEGRQAGDGQSQGEQDIYKERIHFDREESANEVRGSTSCSDTGLTQVKPVEDRCAKMTSQLLPNEASGDPATPPVKPDKSCSERPSSADTSSSDVVSSGLSTPSNPMVDVSSESGLSSLTSSTEMVPPQNPESNKSSKEFKLNPGAKIFSPSLVNPISATPAVPTVASMTYIPNNSHVVPVAAAAQQEIEFNAYAARSTVPVKYVPYSNLTAGNGVSGSQFSQHIVGHLGSRAQPLRHTGQYNPVQAGPAYMHPNSQAVVLGRFGQLVYVHPVPHDLVQGAAAISPVSSRPLLAPHQVQFPKHQGSPASQALPLCVPPPFIATGHQPFAVPSHIPTFQPPFPANRPIPVPGPNSLYTAKLS